A genomic segment from uncultured Desulfuromonas sp. encodes:
- a CDS encoding chorismate mutase: MTIDDIRQEIDRLDKELLKIFNRRAELALEIGHLKKELDLPVYDPEREKRIFTKMTEANPGPLDNQAIKRLFERVIDESRTLERIKSKGR; this comes from the coding sequence TTGACGATCGATGACATCCGCCAGGAAATCGACCGCCTGGACAAAGAGCTGCTGAAAATCTTCAACCGCCGGGCGGAACTGGCACTGGAGATTGGCCACCTGAAAAAAGAACTTGATCTGCCGGTGTATGATCCGGAACGGGAAAAGCGCATTTTTACGAAAATGACGGAAGCCAATCCTGGACCTCTGGATAATCAGGCGATCAAACGTCTGTTTGAACGGGTCATTGATGAATCCCGAACCCTTGAGCGGATTAAATCGAAAGGACGCTGA
- the nadB gene encoding L-aspartate oxidase, protein MKITSDFLIIGSGIAGLSFALRVADQGTVSIVTKREIYETSTNYAQGGIATVFSEDDSFEAHAEDTMVAGAYLSHRDIVDLVVEGGPKAIQDLIKFGTAFTKNSDGEYDLTREGGHSHRRILHASDITGREIERALAAAVAKHPNITVYEFHCAVDLITEAKVKHRRVPGNRCLGAYVLDSQNKEVVTFGAQVTVLATGGAGKVYLYTSNPDIASGDGVAMAYRAGAAVSNMEFMQFHPTTLFHPHAKSFLISEAVRGEGAILKRADGTPFMEKYHKLKDLAPRDIVARAIDNEMKTNGDDCVFLDITHKGADYVRERFPNIYETLMKYGVDMSKQPIPVVPAAHYLCGGVKVDSHGQTEIRNLFAIGEVSCTGLHGANRLASNSLLEGAVFGERAAAKAMEVVRQETFEYPPVEPWDYGSATNSDEEVVVKHNWDEIRMSMWNYVGIVRSDKRLIRALRRIQMIQEEIADYYWDFYVTTDLLELRNLATVAELIIRCALKRKESRGLHYTIDYPQTDDIHCKHDTILRKTF, encoded by the coding sequence ATGAAGATCACATCTGACTTTCTCATTATCGGTAGCGGCATTGCCGGGCTTTCCTTTGCCCTGCGTGTTGCAGATCAAGGCACTGTCTCCATCGTCACCAAACGCGAAATTTACGAGACCTCGACTAATTACGCCCAAGGCGGCATCGCAACGGTTTTTTCCGAAGATGATTCGTTTGAAGCCCATGCTGAAGATACTATGGTGGCCGGTGCGTATCTCTCCCATCGCGACATTGTCGATCTTGTTGTCGAAGGGGGCCCCAAAGCGATTCAGGACCTGATCAAATTCGGCACGGCCTTTACTAAAAACAGTGATGGCGAATACGACCTGACCCGCGAAGGTGGTCATAGCCATCGCCGCATTCTCCATGCCTCGGATATCACCGGACGGGAAATTGAACGCGCGCTGGCGGCTGCAGTCGCCAAACATCCCAATATCACCGTTTATGAATTTCACTGCGCCGTCGATCTGATCACCGAAGCCAAAGTCAAGCATCGGCGTGTACCGGGCAATCGCTGTCTGGGCGCCTATGTTCTGGACAGCCAGAACAAAGAGGTCGTCACCTTTGGCGCACAGGTGACCGTGCTGGCCACAGGCGGTGCGGGTAAAGTTTATCTCTATACCTCCAATCCGGACATCGCTTCCGGCGACGGCGTTGCCATGGCTTACCGGGCAGGAGCTGCTGTCTCCAACATGGAATTCATGCAGTTCCACCCCACCACGCTATTTCATCCCCATGCTAAATCCTTCTTGATCTCCGAAGCGGTACGTGGCGAAGGCGCGATTCTTAAACGCGCAGATGGCACGCCGTTTATGGAGAAGTACCATAAACTCAAGGATCTCGCGCCTCGCGATATTGTTGCCCGTGCCATCGACAATGAGATGAAAACTAACGGCGATGACTGCGTCTTCCTCGACATCACGCATAAGGGTGCCGATTACGTTCGCGAACGTTTTCCCAATATTTATGAGACCCTGATGAAATACGGCGTGGACATGTCCAAGCAGCCGATTCCTGTTGTCCCAGCAGCGCATTACCTCTGTGGCGGTGTCAAAGTGGACAGCCACGGTCAAACGGAAATCCGTAATCTGTTCGCCATCGGGGAAGTTTCCTGTACCGGTCTTCATGGCGCCAATCGGCTGGCCAGTAACAGTCTGCTTGAAGGTGCTGTTTTCGGTGAACGCGCTGCAGCCAAAGCCATGGAAGTGGTCCGACAGGAAACGTTTGAATATCCTCCCGTCGAGCCCTGGGATTACGGTAGCGCCACCAACAGTGACGAAGAAGTGGTGGTCAAACACAACTGGGACGAGATCCGCATGAGTATGTGGAACTACGTTGGTATTGTCCGCTCCGACAAGCGTCTGATTCGCGCTCTACGCCGCATTCAGATGATTCAGGAGGAGATCGCCGATTACTATTGGGATTTTTACGTCACCACCGACTTGCTCGAATTACGCAACCTGGCGACAGTTGCCGAGCTGATTATTCGCTGCGCTCTGAAGCGCAAAGAGAGTCGTGGTTTGCATTACACCATTGATTACCCGCAGACGGATGATATCCACTGCAAACATGACACTATTTTGCGAAAGACTTTTTAG
- a CDS encoding lytic transglycosylase domain-containing protein gives MCLRRYIVFWSLLYCAVPLASGHAAIYKYVDASGHIHFSNVPVKSHYSFYAHEADDGKALSRSVTELIKRYAVLNRLDVNLVRAVVRAESNYDIHAVSSKGAIGLMQLHPETAKDLKLSDPFDPLQNISGGTRYLRQMLDRFQGNLDLALAAYNAGPSTVERYGGIPPYEETRNYVEKVKQFQKFYRRSDT, from the coding sequence ATGTGTCTGCGTCGTTATATCGTATTTTGGAGCCTTTTGTATTGTGCTGTCCCGCTCGCCAGCGGGCACGCGGCAATCTATAAATACGTCGATGCATCCGGGCATATCCATTTCAGTAATGTGCCGGTTAAATCCCACTACAGCTTTTATGCCCATGAAGCTGATGATGGTAAGGCGCTGTCCCGTTCCGTTACGGAGTTGATTAAGCGCTATGCCGTGCTTAATCGGCTTGATGTCAATCTGGTCAGGGCGGTTGTACGCGCTGAGAGTAATTACGATATCCACGCCGTTTCTTCCAAAGGGGCGATCGGTTTGATGCAGCTCCATCCTGAAACTGCCAAAGATCTCAAGCTTTCCGATCCATTTGATCCGCTACAGAATATTTCCGGGGGCACTCGTTACCTTCGGCAAATGCTTGACCGCTTTCAGGGCAATCTCGATCTGGCCCTGGCGGCTTACAATGCCGGGCCGAGTACCGTTGAACGCTATGGTGGCATTCCACCCTATGAAGAAACCCGAAATTATGTGGAAAAAGTGAAACAATTTCAAAAATTCTACCGTCGGAGTGATACATAA
- the pgsA gene encoding CDP-diacylglycerol--glycerol-3-phosphate 3-phosphatidyltransferase, producing the protein MKLNTSSLNLPNLLTLGRIGCVPLVMLLLLSDSRQMGFWAAVVFSIASITDWLDGYLARKWQLVTVMGKFLDPLADKLIVMAALIMMIPLGRVPAWAVFLIIAREVTVTGLRSIASSEGIVIAASNLGKYKTIFQMVAIIALLLHYDYYWFFGVQWSIFHVDMQFVGSFFFYVSFVMAMWSGADYLYKFYSVLTQTSDD; encoded by the coding sequence ATGAAGCTCAACACCTCCTCCTTGAATCTTCCCAATCTCCTGACATTGGGCCGAATTGGCTGTGTCCCGCTGGTTATGTTGTTACTGCTGTCTGATTCGCGTCAGATGGGGTTCTGGGCCGCAGTGGTGTTTTCAATTGCATCTATTACCGACTGGCTTGACGGTTATCTGGCGCGTAAGTGGCAACTTGTCACTGTCATGGGAAAATTTCTCGATCCTCTGGCCGATAAACTGATTGTTATGGCGGCATTGATTATGATGATCCCACTTGGTCGGGTTCCTGCCTGGGCGGTTTTTTTGATCATCGCGCGCGAAGTGACCGTAACCGGGTTGCGTTCTATTGCCTCATCCGAAGGCATTGTGATTGCCGCCAGTAACTTGGGGAAATATAAAACCATCTTCCAAATGGTGGCGATTATTGCCTTACTGCTTCATTATGATTACTACTGGTTCTTCGGCGTTCAATGGTCAATTTTTCATGTCGATATGCAATTTGTCGGCAGTTTCTTTTTCTATGTTTCATTTGTCATGGCCATGTGGTCAGGGGCAGATTATCTCTACAAGTTTTACAGTGTCTTGACCCAGACCTCTGACGATTAA